AGACTCATAAAtgcactctaaagttcagctaattacatttaatataaattgaaactgatgcatttatttaattgtaatgacATGCAGTTAAATGTCTGAGAATATTAGTTTTAgtaaagtatattcttttaaagtattttatttcttaaagtttgctaaagtgtacttctttttcacaaggataGTTTATATGTGAAACTACTATAATGTGTAATGATATCCAAAGTCCTTTAAggttaacttaatttttttctttcttttttttcaggctttGTAATGGACAACAATCTAAACCGACACACGTTTGGCTTCATCCAGAGCCGGCTCTTCCCGTTTTACCTGCATATCGGCTCAGCCTGCGCTTTCTTCAACCTCGCCATCTTTGCCATGTACCATCCTAGTAACATGCTGGATGACAAAGAGGCCTTCCAGGTATTCAGAACATACTGTATTGTTCCCAGATATGGTGGAAAGATCCAAAAATTACGAAcgaccatcatgtcattccaaatcgctattttaaaaaatttggacTTGAGCGGTCCATATGACTTGAGCAGTTTATaaaatcttctgaagtcatatgatagtttTCGGGTGAGAGACATCCCTAAACAACTTCCCTTCAGCTTTATGTGAGCTGACAACCAGTGTGAATGAATCTTTGAATCAGTGGGTTGAACtgattttttaatcatattaaaaaaaaaagactttatgaATTGAGCATCTCTACTTCTCTTATGAATGCACAAATTTTGAAGAAGTAGTtcatgcaaaaaatttaaatttgctaaatattttactcaccctctagccatccaagatgtagatgagtttgttacttcatcttaaacagatttgaagaaatgtgaaagtgatgtgacatacagccaagaatggtgacccatactcagaattcgtgctctgcatttaacccatccaaagtgcacacacacacagcagtgaacacacacacacaccgtgaacacacacctggagcagtgggcagccatttatgctgtggtgcccaggGAGCGGTTagaggttcggtgccttgctcaagggcacctcagtcgtggtattgctggcctgagactcgaacccacaaccttagggttaggagtcaaactctctaaccactaggccacgacttcccctttggTCTTAGATTTGATCGCTTGATCTTCAGAGGATTTtttgcaatgaatgggtgccgtcagaatgagagtccaaacagctgataaaaacataataatccacaaataatccaccaGTCCAATCTATCAAATAAAGTTCATCaatatgtttttaactttaaaccctTGCTTGTAAGCTCCAGTCCACATTAAttataattgcatggaaaaatgtAACCAACAGATTcatcaaattagttttttttttttttttgttaaatgggggaaagaaagccatacagttttgaaacaacACAAGAGTAAAAAGAGTATGACTTTTGGACGAACTAACGTTTTCACCTTTATGTAAGGTAACagactttctgtttttttttttttttttttttttttgatatttattttttttttttgttttgttttggtgtggGTGAATTGAATGTGGTTTGGTTTGGTGAGATGGGATATGATGTCATGGATGAATTTGATCTGATTGAGCAGGCCTGTGGATTGGGTCAGGACATCGGACTCTCGTCCAATCGGGAAGCGTACGCCAAGCTCTGTGAGACAGACCCCAAGTATAAAAAGCTGAGTGGTCGGCTGTGGCTGTATCACCTGCTGTCCTCACTTTGTAACCTCTGCTGTATCGTATGTAATGGATACAGCTTATATTACCTGGCAGAAAACCTCACCACACTCTGATCACCTTACTGCAACATACTGGAGTTATgctcccacaatgcaatgcaaaccTGTGGTTAACGTCTGTGTGACTCTGGCAGCGATGACTTGCTCTCAGGTACTGGATTACCTCCTGACAAAtctggttattattattatggattgtTTTCAATCTTTGTTGTGCTAGTTTTAGTTTAGACATATGATGTAtagagaatattttttgttaatgttacagATAATGGCtgtgcatatttaaatgataCAATGTTACACTTTGCATGGTTGAGaaagtttaaatgaacaaaaatgggAAGTGGAAGGGATATTTTGAAAACTTTTCTTGACGTTCTAGAAATTATGgcacattttttctgttttctcaatGAAGGCAACCTTTCTCTTTCATAAAGTTGTCAAATTATTTGATTTCTCTGTTTCAACGGTTAGCCTCACCCTGTTCTTCTGAATTGGGTGTGAATGTATCGATACGTACGCACACAATATCTCATTATAAGTGCACTTCCACATTTTAACAGGGATGAAAATGCTAATTATGCTCTCATCTGGGTGTAGATTTAGAATTCTGTTGCTGTTTGTTGAAATGGAGGTTAAATTAAATGCACCAAGCACCAGTTGCACCACAGAATGGAGTTGTGCatgttat
The sequence above is drawn from the Cyprinus carpio isolate SPL01 chromosome B20, ASM1834038v1, whole genome shotgun sequence genome and encodes:
- the LOC109099314 gene encoding transmembrane protein 205-like; translated protein: MSTDREPPVTAKLLHLMFISTFWGMQIWVTFIAGFVMDNNLNRHTFGFIQSRLFPFYLHIGSACAFFNLAIFAMYHPSNMLDDKEAFQVFRTYCIVPRYGGKIQKLRTTIMSFQIAILKNLDLSGPYDLSSL